CCGTCGCAAGCGTCCGGGTGTTCGCGACGTCGGAGCTGTTGGCCTCCATCGCCGAGCGCGACCCCGAGTTCCTGATCCCGTACGTCACGGACCGGTTCGGGGCGAGCCAGCAGCTGGTCCTTGACCAGCTGCACGAACTGCTCGGGGCCGGCGCCGCGGACGGCACCATCGAGGCCGGCGCGGACACGGCCCCCGCGCTGCTGCTGGCCGTCCAGGGGGTGGCGCTGTCCTCCCGGGTCCTGTTGAAGACGGGGGCCTTCGAAGGCGCCCTCGCGGAACTGGGGAAGATGCTGGACCGCTACCTCACGCCGGCGGACGCGCGCAGGGCGGACGCGGGCAGGGCGCACGTGCGCAGGGCAGGGGTGCGGAGCGGAACGGCATGAGCACGGACAACCCGACGTGGATCAATGACGGAACCCGCCGGCGCTCGCTGGATTACGTGGCCGCCCACACGGTCGACGTCGCGGTGGTGGGCGGGGGCATCACCGGGGCCGGCGTGGCCCTGGACGCCGTCAGCCGCGGCCTGAGTGTGGCCCTCGTGGAGGCCGGCGACTTCGCCTCCGGGACCAGCGGCTACAGCTCCAAGCTCATCCACGGCGGGCTGCGGTACCTGGCCAAAATGGACCTCGGCGTGGCGTGGGAATCGGCGGTGGAGCGGCGGTGGCTGATGGAGCGGATCGCCCCGCACCTGGTCCGCCCGCTGGGGTTCGTCATCCCGGTCACGCGCGGCGCACCGGCGTGGGAAGGCGCCGCGGAAGGGCTCGGCGTGGTCATCTACGACGTGCTGCGCAGGCTCTCCGGGCTGGGCGGCGGGGTCCTGCCGCGGCCCCAGCTGCTCTCCGGCCTGGCGGCGGCGGCGCTGGCGCCCGGCCTTGACCCGCACGCGCTGCGACGCGGGATCCTGTACTGGGATGGACAGGCCGTCGACGACGTCAGGCTGGTGCTCGGCGTCGTCCGGACCGCCGCGGGGCTGGGCGCGCACATGCTGCGCGACGTCAAGGCCGCCGGCATCACCGCGACGACGGTGGCCGCCGTCGACACCCGGTGCGGCGCCCGCGTGACGGTAAACGCCCGGGCGGTGGTGAACGCGACCGGCCTATGGGCCGCGGACTTTGAACCTGGTCTGGCCGTGATCCCCAGCCGGGGAACGCACCTGGTGGTCCGGGCGGACCGGCTGGGCAATCCCCAAGCCGCGCACACGGTCCCGGTCCCGGGGCACTTTGGCCGCTATGTCTTTGTGCTGCCGCAGACCGGCGGCGTGGTGTACATCGGGCTGACGGATGAGGAGGACCACGGCGCGGACGGCCACCATCCGGCGGTGCCGGAGCGCGACGTCGGCTTCCTCCTGGACATTGTCAACGCCACCCTGGCCGTACCCCTGGCCCGCGACGACGTGGTGGGAGCCTTTGCCGGGCTGCGGCCCCTGGTGCGGACCCCGCACGACGGCGGCGCCGCCGGCAGCGCCGACATCTCCCGCCGGCATCTGGTCCGGGATGTTCCGGGCACGCCGGTCACGGTGGTGGGCGGGAAGCTGACCACGTACAGGAGGATGGCCCAGGACGCCGTGGACGCCGTCGCGGCGAGGCTTGAGGCCCCAGCCCCCTGCCGCACCAGGACGCTGCCGCTGGCGGGCGCGGCGTCCCCTCGCGAGCTGGATGCCGTGGATGCACCGGCGCGGCTGGTCGCGAAGTACGGGACGGAGGCCTTGGACGTGTTGGCGTTGGCGCGGCTGGACCCGCTGCTGGCGGGACCCTTGTTTGAGGGCACGGAGATCACCGGCGCGGAGCTGCTGTTTGCGGTGCGCGCCGAGGGGGCGTCCAGCGTGGATGACCTGCTGGAGCGGCGCACCCGGCTGTCCTTCGTGCCGGCAGACGCGGCCCGGGCGCGCGGGCGTGCCGCCGAGATCCTGGCGCTCGCCGGCACTTTCGGAGCCGCGCAGTGAGCGCCGCATTTGGCGGGGTTCCCGCTGGCGGCCCGGCGGGCTTCCCCGCGGGCGGTTGGGGAGGCGGGGAGGCGCTGCTGCTGGTCAACCCGACGTCGGGCCGGGGCCGGGGCCTGCAGCTGCTGCCGCGCACCGCCCGGGCGCTGCGGGCCGCGGGGTTGACGCCCATGGTTTGCGTCACGGACTCGCTGGCGGACGCCACGGCACAGGCCCGCGCGGCCGCGCCGGGAAGCCTGGTGGCCGTGCTGGGCGGTGATGGGTCCTTGGGGGCCGCGGCAGGAGGAGCACGGGAGTCGGGCGCCGTCGTCCTGCCACTGGCGGCCGGTCGGGGCAACGACACGGTGCGGCGCCTGGGACTGCCGCTGGACCCCGTCAAGGCGGTGCGGGGGCTGGGTGCTCTGGTGGTGCGCGAGCTTGACCTGGGCATGGTCAACGGGCGCCCGTACTTCGGTGTGGCCAATGTGGGCTTCGATGGGTTGGCCAACGAGTACGGCAACGGCGCGCGGCTGAACCTGGGGCCGTTTGTGTACTTGTACGGCGGGCTGAAGGCCTTCAGGGCGTGGAAGGACGTGACGCTGACCGTGTCCGTGGACGGCCTTGAGACCACGTTTCCCGGCTGGTTTGTGGCGGTGGGGAACGTGGGCCAGTACGGGGGAGGCCTGCGGATTTGCCCGGAGGCATTGGTTGACGACGGCCTGCTGGACGTGGTCTCGCTGGGCCGGGCGTCAATCCCGGCCGTGGTGGCGACGTTCCTCAGGTCGTACCGGGGCGCGCACCTGGGCCAGGCGAACATCAGCTTCACGCGGGGCTCGGCGGTGACCATCAGCGCCAACAGGCCTCTGAATGTCTACGCCGACGGCGAGCGGGTGGCCGAGCTGCCGGTGACGGTGGGGATCGCGCCCGCAGCCGTCAAGGTGCTGGTGCCGGAGGGCTCGGGGGCTTTTGGGTGACTGGGGATGGTCCATCGCCGGCTAAGGGCCCAGCCGGCGATGGATTGACAACCGCCACCCAGTGGTTACCCAATCGCAACACCTGAAGGGCGTTGCCTGACAGCTTGCAGCGGCATTGGCGCGTAAAATCAGTCACTGGCCGTGTCAAAGTCACGTGCCGTCACCGTGGAACCAGTCCACCGATTTGGGGGAGTTTGCATGCCGGAGTTGGATACCGCCCGGAAGCCCCGCAGGGCCTGGAAAATCGCGGTAGTTGCGGCGGTTGCCCTGGCCATTGGCGTCGGCGGCGTCGGCGCGGCGACGGCCAATTCCTGGCTCCCCGAGGGGCCCGCCACTGCCCAACGGGCTGCCGCCCCGACAACGCCTCCGGCCGCTCCGGTGGAACTCGCGGTGACCCCCACGGCCGAGACGGAAGGCTACAACCCGGCAGTGCCCGTCGTCGCCGAGGTCCAGACCGGCTCCATCCACAGCGCCATCCTGAAGGAAACGGACACCGGCGCCACCACGGACGGGGAACTGTTCCTCAGCGGCCGCAAGTGGATTTCCACCTCGCCGCTGGCCTTCAACACCGACTACACATTCAGCGTCACCACCATGGACGGCAACGGGAACCTGGCGACCCAGGCAAGCACCTTCACCACTGTCCCGGAAGCCAACGAGGCTGACATGTGGATGTACCCGGCAGACACTTCCACGGTGGGGGTGGCCCAACCGCTGGAGTTCCACTTCAGCGAACCGGTGGCCAACAAGGCCGCCGTCGAGAAAGCCATCACGGTCACGTCCGCCACCGGCCAGAAGGGCTCATTCCACTGGTATTCGGACACCATGGCCAGGTACCGCGCCGCCGACTACTGGCCGGCCAACACGGCCCTGAAGGTTGACATCAAGCTGTTCGGCGTGGACTACGGCAACGGCATGATCGGCAACTTCAACAAGACCAACACCATCAACATCGGCGACAAGGTCGTCATGGAAGCCGACGCCACGGCCAAGGTGGTCAACATCTTCGTCAACGACCA
This genomic stretch from Arthrobacter dokdonellae harbors:
- a CDS encoding TetR/AcrR family transcriptional regulator — its product is MTSQRTIRPADAALLAATRDAVVLHGIRRTTANDIAERAGVSRMTFYRRMGSVENAVLAMLTGEFRSYAGAVRTATPTGTGRERLVHFAVASVRVFATSELLASIAERDPEFLIPYVTDRFGASQQLVLDQLHELLGAGAADGTIEAGADTAPALLLAVQGVALSSRVLLKTGAFEGALAELGKMLDRYLTPADARRADAGRAHVRRAGVRSGTA
- a CDS encoding diacylglycerol/lipid kinase family protein, whose translation is MSAAFGGVPAGGPAGFPAGGWGGGEALLLVNPTSGRGRGLQLLPRTARALRAAGLTPMVCVTDSLADATAQARAAAPGSLVAVLGGDGSLGAAAGGARESGAVVLPLAAGRGNDTVRRLGLPLDPVKAVRGLGALVVRELDLGMVNGRPYFGVANVGFDGLANEYGNGARLNLGPFVYLYGGLKAFRAWKDVTLTVSVDGLETTFPGWFVAVGNVGQYGGGLRICPEALVDDGLLDVVSLGRASIPAVVATFLRSYRGAHLGQANISFTRGSAVTISANRPLNVYADGERVAELPVTVGIAPAAVKVLVPEGSGAFG
- a CDS encoding glycerol-3-phosphate dehydrogenase/oxidase encodes the protein MSTDNPTWINDGTRRRSLDYVAAHTVDVAVVGGGITGAGVALDAVSRGLSVALVEAGDFASGTSGYSSKLIHGGLRYLAKMDLGVAWESAVERRWLMERIAPHLVRPLGFVIPVTRGAPAWEGAAEGLGVVIYDVLRRLSGLGGGVLPRPQLLSGLAAAALAPGLDPHALRRGILYWDGQAVDDVRLVLGVVRTAAGLGAHMLRDVKAAGITATTVAAVDTRCGARVTVNARAVVNATGLWAADFEPGLAVIPSRGTHLVVRADRLGNPQAAHTVPVPGHFGRYVFVLPQTGGVVYIGLTDEEDHGADGHHPAVPERDVGFLLDIVNATLAVPLARDDVVGAFAGLRPLVRTPHDGGAAGSADISRRHLVRDVPGTPVTVVGGKLTTYRRMAQDAVDAVAARLEAPAPCRTRTLPLAGAASPRELDAVDAPARLVAKYGTEALDVLALARLDPLLAGPLFEGTEITGAELLFAVRAEGASSVDDLLERRTRLSFVPADAARARGRAAEILALAGTFGAAQ
- a CDS encoding L,D-transpeptidase, whose protein sequence is MPELDTARKPRRAWKIAVVAAVALAIGVGGVGAATANSWLPEGPATAQRAAAPTTPPAAPVELAVTPTAETEGYNPAVPVVAEVQTGSIHSAILKETDTGATTDGELFLSGRKWISTSPLAFNTDYTFSVTTMDGNGNLATQASTFTTVPEANEADMWMYPADTSTVGVAQPLEFHFSEPVANKAAVEKAITVTSATGQKGSFHWYSDTMARYRAADYWPANTALKVDIKLFGVDYGNGMIGNFNKTNTINIGDKVVMEADATAKVVNIFVNDQLAKTFLASMGDERFPSAAGYLVLTADKQRHATFDAATIGLKPGDPAYYGKLKVEYATRLANSGIFIHLAAPVAIPYLGKVNLSHGCIGLDREGASWVFNNMLPGDLVHTVRTGHPTNTIAPTDGFGDWNIPYAQYANK